Proteins co-encoded in one Capsicum annuum cultivar UCD-10X-F1 chromosome 9, UCD10Xv1.1, whole genome shotgun sequence genomic window:
- the LOC107842577 gene encoding uncharacterized protein LOC107842577 gives MEEGLKICSVEKKHGLDLNRDPSEQMETSLTVNVSDSVCRQDLDLNESVKDVCENDDVVVVDSDKVKASVVVDEVGVAEEKEVGVVVRKRRGRPRKAVEDSAEAKMEVEDEGLSLISSSCDNVGGDGKGDESKGRGRRGRKKKVMVDSSCGGETERESTDLVGFERSGKTSKIVEDGVDERNVEGQNTPGRRGSERKRLKVDYCEYNDDDFTDDEDIIATTDQCRIKVGKRGRGRKRVKVEGVECLDDDDDQVKRQKVNKVLSMGQSKRVLRSQKVAVINGEKHVDGVKDEDVFSIKIEEENEIDSSEQVLKTMVDDNAIPKKRGRPKLKKPKLKHPKLKGRRGRPPKTQGRNEISSRTNSKKDKLKGTKRGMDYEKADGFVRGSKHLKASKTNAAEEVVNIRKKMDSEYGKSADQANAEANSEGTGDNQNKRLSSDQCHVKKSKLKRSKPEVVESGLREQKQAIRNQIIDMLVKAGWTIEYRLRQSRNYSDAIFYDPEGRQHWSVTLAYKKLKQKVEAGDADDKTTSAFTPIPEEVFSTLFRVRQEKENKVKKKHKDVGSKMSKKMISKKIPKKQSAKNNLGCSDSKGCVGSKSGHNSSEAIRRKKLGSNKEDGQRRKPALLARSSQGGGDSDDDEFILYDGKRTLLAWMIDLGVIQSDAHVHYIYGGRKKMKHEGKLKGDGICCGCCGVTLSLADFESHAGSKLGKPFQNVILQSGQSLLQCLVDSWNKQRDIDRIAFHSVEIVGDDPNDDTCNICGDGGDLICCDSCPSTFHQSCLDIQKLPSGDWRCVYCSCKFCGTVVRSSLENDVQDVMPVSELLTCHLCEGKFHLPCVPGDSALDFDSNDLLFCGKGCQKISEVLQLLLGVKHDLDEGYCWRLLQHRDFGRDANLTDNLVDIECNCNLAVAFSIMNECFVPIVDQRSKINIIQSVVYSCGSNFKRLNHSGFYTIILEKGDELISAASIRIHGNQVAEMPFIGTRYMYRLQGMARRLLTGIETALCSLGVEKLVIPAIPELLETWTKVFGFKPLEKSKRQEMKYMSMIVFPGTDMLEKSLLKDQFSEGQVTSTGSNADASSEVKLNQDDKGATLPVESSLDTADGVLNDTSDCRNCLPCHASEPAVHQTERIANCTSAQPGWGTVSSDVTDGQNRMKMAQHCVSGMEGKTLISSPVAPISTIHEERAIHSMEDSKEAVSCLLKREVCLNTNSESLDKVCRINACHTLEVPEGKGSIASSEMTSDLMCDSTGSVRATSKASHQVEKVMGCLDLPIPNGYICDKTSTLDLSCLNSRLASQGTSHELVRSNIKDHKEVSVDAHGLSLDSKSLQDVAQLSAKIH, from the exons atggaagaagGGTTGAAAATTTGTAGTGTAGAGAAGAAACATGGGTTGGATTTGAATAGGGATCCGTCTGAACAAATGGAGACTAGTTTGACTGTGAATGTGAGTGATTCAGTTTGTAGGCAAGATCTTGATTTGAATGAGTCTGTTAAAGATGTATGTGaaaatgatgatgttgttgttgttgactctGATAAGGTTAAGGcaagtgttgttgttgatgaagtTGGTGTGGCGGAGGAGAAGGAAGTGGGGGTTGTTGTTAGGAAGCGGCGTGGGAGACCGAGGAAGGCGGTGGAAGATTCAGCTGAGGCTAAAATGGAGGTGGAGGATGAGGGCTTGTCTTTGATTTCGAGTAGTTGCGACAATGTAGGTGGTGACGGGAAGGGTGATGAGAGTAAGGGTAGAGGACGGAGAGGGAGGAAAAAGAAGGTGATGGTTGATTCTTCATGTGGAGGAGAAACTGAGCGAGAAAGTACGGATTTGGTAGGTTTTGAGAGGAGTGGCAAAACTAGCAAGATTGTGGAGGATGGTGTTGATGAAAGGAATGTTGAAGGACAGAATACGCCTGGAAGGAGAGGGAGTGAAAGGAAAAGACTTAAAGTGGATTATTGTGAATATAACGATGACGATTTCACTGATGATGAGGATATTATTGCTACTACTGATCAGTGCAGGATTAAGGTTGGGAAGAGAGGTAGAGGGAGGAAAAGAGTGAAAGTGGAGGGTGTTGAGTGtctcgatgatgatgatgatcaagTGAAAAGACAGAAGGTGAACAAAGTGCTTTCTATGGGTCAGTCTAAAAGGGTCTTGAGGTCCCAGAAAGTGGCAGTTATTAATGGCGAGAAGCATGTTGATGGAGTGAAGGATGAAGATGTGTTCAGTATAAAGATAGAGGAAGAGAACGAAATTGATTCTTCTGAACAAGTACTAAAGACAATGGTAGACGACAATGCAATCCCGAAAAAGAGGGGAAGGCCAAAGTTGAAGAAACCAAAGTTGAAGCACCCAAAGTTGAAGGGCCGTCGCGGAAGACCTCCAAAGACGCAAGGGAGAAATGAAATTTCCAGTCGGACGAATAGCAAAAAGGATAAATTGAAGGGTACCAAGAGAGGCATGGATTATGAAAAAGCAGATGGTTTTGTTAGGGGTTCAAAGCATCTAAAGGCGAGTAAGACAAATGCTGCGGAAGAGGTGGTCAACATCAGAAAGAAGATGGACTCTGAGTATGGAAAAAGTGCTGATCAGGCAAATGCTGAAGCTAATTCTGAGGGTACTGGAGATAATCAAAACAAAAGGCTCAGCAGTGATCAGTGTCATGTGAAGAAAAGTAAATTGAAAAGAAGCAAGCCTGAGGTGGTGGAATCGGGTCTTAGGGAACAAAAACAGGCAATCAGAAATCAGATAATCGATATGCTTGTGAAGGCAGGTTGGACTATTGAGTACAGACTCAGGCAATCTAGAAACTATAGTGACGCAATCTTTTATGATCCTGAAGGAAGGCAACATTGGTCAGTCACCTTGGCATACAAGAAGCTCAAACAGAAAGTTGAAGCTGGAGATGCTGACGATAAGACCACATCTGCATTTACACCTATCCCAGAGGAGGTATTCAGCACGCTGTTCAGAGTTAGGCAAGAGAAAGAGAACAAGGTTAAAAAGAAGCACAAGGATGTTGGAAGTAAAATGAGCAAGAAAATGATCAGCAAGAAGATACCCAAGAAGCAATCTGCCAAAAACAACTTAGGTTGCTCAGATTCTAAAGGATGTGTCGGCTCCAAATCAGGACACAACTCAAGTGAGGCAATACGGAGGAAAAAGTTAGGATCAAATAAAGAAGATGGACAACGCAGAAAACCTGCTCTATTGGCACGTAGCTCACAGGGAGGAGGTGATTCAGATGATGATGAGTTTATACTTTATGATGGGAAGCGCACTCTTTTAGCGTGGATGATTGATTTAGGGGTTATTCAATCTGATGCTCATGTGCACTACATTTATGGTGGAAGGAAAAAAATGAAGCATGAAGGAAAGCTCAAGGGAGATGGAATTTGTTGTGGCTGTTGTGGTGTGACATTGAGTCTTGCGGATTTTGAATCCCATGCTGGAAGTAAGCTGGGCAAGCCATTTCAGAATGTGATTCTACAGTCAGGACAGTCTCTTTTGCAATGTCTAGTGGACTCATGGAATAAGCAGAGAGATATTGATCGTATTGCATTTCATTCTGTGGAAATTGTTGGTGATGACCCCAATGATGATACATGCAACATTTGTGGTGATGGGGGTGACTTGATATGTTGTGATAGTTGCCCCTCAACTTTCCACCAGAGCTGCTTAGATATTCAA AAGTTACCTTCTGGAGATTGGAGATGTGTTTATTGTTCATGCAAATTTTGTGGGACAGTTGTCAGAAGCTCCTTAGAGAATGACGTTCAGGATGTTATGCCAGTCTCTGAATTGTTAACATGCCATTTGTGTGAGGGAAAAT TCCATTTGCCCTGTGTCCCCGGTGACAGTGCTCTGGATTTTGATTCTAATGATCTATTATTTTGCGGAAAGGGATGCCAGAAG ATTTCTGAGGTCCTGCAGTTGCTTCTTGGTGTAAAGCATGACTTGGATGAAGGATATTGTTGGAGACTTCTTCAACATCGTGATTTTGGCAGGGATGCGAATTTGACTGACAATCTAGTAGACATTGAATGCAATTGCAATTTAGCTGTTGCTTTCTCCATTATGAATGAGTGTTTTGTGCCCATAGTTGACCAGCGAAGTAAAATCAATATAATTCAGAGTGTTGTTTATAGCTGCGG ATCAAACTTTAAGCGGCTGAACCACAGTGGATTCTACACTATTATTCTGGAGAAGGGTGATGAGCTTATCTCTGCTGCTTCCATAAG GATTCACGGGAATCAGGTTGCTGAGATGCCATTTATTGGTACCCGGTATATGTATCGTCTTCAAGGAATGGCCCGTCGGCTTCTCACAGGAATTGAAACG GCTCTTTGTTCTCTTGGTGTTGAGAAGCTGGTTATACCTGCTATACCAGAACTTCTTGAAACATGGACGAAGGTTTTTGGTTTCAAACCCCTTGAAAAATCAAAGAGACAGGAaatgaagtacatgagtatgatAGTGTTCCCTGGCACGGATATGTTAGAGAAGTCCCTATTGAAGGATCAGTTCAGTGAAGGCCAAGTTACTTCAACAG GGTCTAATGCTGATGCTTCCTCTGAAGTCAAGCTCAACCAGGATGATAAAGGTGCTACTTTGCCTGTAGAATCAAGTCTCGATACAGCTGATGGCGTTTTGAATGACACGTCCGATTGCAGAAATTGTCTTCCTTGTCATGCTTCTGAACCTGCTGTTCATCAAACTGAAAGGATAGCTAATTGCACTTCTGCACAACCTGGTTGGGGAACTGTCTCCTCCGACGTAACAGATGGACAAAATCGGATGAAGATGGCTCAACATTGTGTAAGTGGAATGGAAGGCAAAACACTAATTTCTTCTCCTGTGGCACCTATATCAACAATTCATGAGGAGAGGGCCATTCACAGTATGGAAGATAGTAAAGAAGCTGTCAGTTGTCTGCTCAAAAGAGAAGTGTGTCTGAATACCAACTCCGAATCCCTTGACAAGGTTTGCCGTATAAATGCATGTCACACACTTGAAGTTCCTGAAGGAAAAGGTTCAATTGCTTCAAGTGAAATGACTTCTGATTTGATGTGTGATTCTACTGGTTCGGTAAGAGCTACTTCCAAGGCCTCTCATCAGGTAGAAAAAGTTATGGGTTGTTTAGATCTACCTATTCCTAATGGCTATATTTGTGATAAAACATCTACCTTAGACCTGTCTTGTTTGAACTCTCGTTTGGCAAGTCAAGGAACTTCACATGAACTTGTGAGAAGTAACATCAAGGACCATAAGGAAGTTTCTGTGGATGCTCATGGTTTGTCCCTTGATTCAAAGTCTCTCCAAGACGTAGCTCAGTTGTCTGCAAAAATCCACTGA